A genomic region of Alligator mississippiensis isolate rAllMis1 chromosome 4, rAllMis1, whole genome shotgun sequence contains the following coding sequences:
- the CCDC107 gene encoding coiled-coil domain-containing protein 107 isoform X2, producing the protein MALSVQQQALVSVALVLCAFVAMPRMLGGRAGRAGPSQPRPGGPEGGHQSHMNPGSSESKTHQSFQQMRNAMGKEMKSERTRGNGRDIAFTLMPLYAIGVGMFAAYKFVKMKSQEESSSQKDETIEDKAKETEHQLLELEQHLAQTEKMLNSLLTQLDPLSNCVNALACEQKDEIVTQLRSIRQLMKESGLDKSEIKLKGDNHTCNEKLEDLINSFGEHLQEEEVDDNEDYNNEDLLEDTDDNYRMEEPELCGNKLTVSQLIKSDVVEVRDINKDVLEPEETILRRRNRYE; encoded by the exons ATGGCGCTGTCCGTGCAGCAGCAGGCGCTGGTGTCAGTGGCGTTGGTGCTCTGCGCCTTCGTGGCTATGCCCCGGAtgctcggcgggcgggcgggtCGCGCCGGCCCCTCTCAGCCGCGACCAG GTGGTCCTGAGGGTGGTCATCAATCTCACATGAACCCAGGAAGTTCTGAAAGTAAAACACACCAGAGCTTTCAGCAGATGAGGAATGCAATGGGAAAGGAAATGAAGAGTGAGAGAACTAGAGGAAATGGCAGAGATATAGCTTTTACTCTTATGCCCTTGTATGCTATTGGTGTGGGGATGTTTGCAGCATATAAATTTGTAAAG ATGAAATCTCAAGAAGAAAGTTCATCTCAGAAAGATGAGACTATAGAAGATAAGGCAAAAGAAACAG AGCATCAGCTTTTGGAATTGGAGCAGCATCTAGCACAGacagaaaaaatgttaaattctTTACTGACTCAGTTGGACCCACTGTCAAACTG cgTAAATGCTTTGGCTTGTGAACAGAAAGATGAAATAGTGACACAACTTCGGTCTATTAGACAGTTGATGAAAGAAAGTGGACTGGATAAATCAGAAATAAAGCTAAAAG GTGACAATCACACATGTAATGAGAAACTTGAAGATCTTATTAATTCATTTggtgaacaccttcaagaggaagAAGTAGATGACAATGAAGATTATAATAATGAAGATCTACTTGAAGATACTGATGATAATTACAGAATGGAAGAGCCTGAACTATGTGGTAACAAATTAACAGTTAGTCAGCTCATCAAATCAGATGTGGTAGAAGTTCGAGATATAAATAAAGATGTGTTAGAACCAGAAGAGACCATATTGAGGAGACGCAATAGATATGAATga
- the CCDC107 gene encoding coiled-coil domain-containing protein 107 isoform X1, with translation MALSVQQQALVSVALVLCAFVAMPRMLGGRAGRAGPSQPRPGGPEGGHQSHMNPGSSESKTHQSFQQMRNAMGKEMKSERTRGNGRDIAFTLMPLYAIGVGMFAAYKFVKLRSSNNEFHQGKHTMKSQEESSSQKDETIEDKAKETEHQLLELEQHLAQTEKMLNSLLTQLDPLSNCVNALACEQKDEIVTQLRSIRQLMKESGLDKSEIKLKGDNHTCNEKLEDLINSFGEHLQEEEVDDNEDYNNEDLLEDTDDNYRMEEPELCGNKLTVSQLIKSDVVEVRDINKDVLEPEETILRRRNRYE, from the exons ATGGCGCTGTCCGTGCAGCAGCAGGCGCTGGTGTCAGTGGCGTTGGTGCTCTGCGCCTTCGTGGCTATGCCCCGGAtgctcggcgggcgggcgggtCGCGCCGGCCCCTCTCAGCCGCGACCAG GTGGTCCTGAGGGTGGTCATCAATCTCACATGAACCCAGGAAGTTCTGAAAGTAAAACACACCAGAGCTTTCAGCAGATGAGGAATGCAATGGGAAAGGAAATGAAGAGTGAGAGAACTAGAGGAAATGGCAGAGATATAGCTTTTACTCTTATGCCCTTGTATGCTATTGGTGTGGGGATGTTTGCAGCATATAAATTTGTAAAG TTACGCAGCAGCAATAATGAGTTCCATCAAGGAAAACACACA ATGAAATCTCAAGAAGAAAGTTCATCTCAGAAAGATGAGACTATAGAAGATAAGGCAAAAGAAACAG AGCATCAGCTTTTGGAATTGGAGCAGCATCTAGCACAGacagaaaaaatgttaaattctTTACTGACTCAGTTGGACCCACTGTCAAACTG cgTAAATGCTTTGGCTTGTGAACAGAAAGATGAAATAGTGACACAACTTCGGTCTATTAGACAGTTGATGAAAGAAAGTGGACTGGATAAATCAGAAATAAAGCTAAAAG GTGACAATCACACATGTAATGAGAAACTTGAAGATCTTATTAATTCATTTggtgaacaccttcaagaggaagAAGTAGATGACAATGAAGATTATAATAATGAAGATCTACTTGAAGATACTGATGATAATTACAGAATGGAAGAGCCTGAACTATGTGGTAACAAATTAACAGTTAGTCAGCTCATCAAATCAGATGTGGTAGAAGTTCGAGATATAAATAAAGATGTGTTAGAACCAGAAGAGACCATATTGAGGAGACGCAATAGATATGAATga